The Henckelia pumila isolate YLH828 chromosome 2, ASM3356847v2, whole genome shotgun sequence genome includes a window with the following:
- the LOC140879997 gene encoding probable aspartic proteinase GIP2, which produces MHTKLIMSSSSLLVTFLSLLLLHSSPLVISQSAPVFSPIDKDDSTGLYTITIYLKTLLQPSKLHLDVGSFLPWYDCARHYKSSTYQPVIYNSSLCLDLDTKAYGNCFRPPAPGCSNDTCMFFPENPVTRKIATGLLLTDKFALPIAQKQFQLGKVSQIVLSCTDPNKYSRIYRGLAKGSTGLASLGRFNYSLSAQISRSSSSPWIFALCLPSSSKAPGIALFNSPGPYNFSPGIDISRSLTYTPLILGPRSADTQIFYWYKSPDYYIGLTSFKVSQRLVSLNQTLLAIDENGMGGTKLSSSAPYTVLQTSIFNALKDAFVKESVRYNLTEVKPVAPFGLCYAADKIQSTRLGPAVPTINLVLHNSQVVWSIYGSNSMVNVPNNGVDTLCLGFVDGGLNTRTSIVIGGYQMKDTLLQFDLVRDRLGFSSSLLVQSTNCANFSF; this is translated from the coding sequence ATGCACACAAAGCTAATCAtgtcttcttcttctcttcttgttACATTCTTGTCTCTCCTTCTTCTGCATTCATCACCTCTAGTGATTTCACAGAGTGCTCCAGTTTTCAGCCCCATCGACAAAGATGATTCCACTGGCTTGTACACCATCACCATTTACCTCAAGACTCTATTGCAGCCCTCCAAATTACATCTTGACGTGGGCTCCTTCTTGCCATGGTATGATTGTGCCCGCCACTACAAATCCTCCACTTACCAGCCTGTCATTTATAATTCTTCCCTTTGCCTCGATCTTGACACCAAAGCTTACGGAAACTGCTTCCGACCACCCGCCCCAGGTTGCTCCAATGACACCTGCATGTTCTTCCCTGAGAACCCCGTTACTAGGAAAATCGCCACCGGCCTCCTACTCACGGATAAATTCGCTTTGCCCATCGCGCAAAAGCAGTTTCAGCTTGGAAAGGTTTCTCAAATCGTGCTTTCTTGCACTGATCCGAATAAATATTCCAGGATCTACAGGGGACTGGCTAAAGGGTCCACGGGTTTAGCGTCTCTTGGCAGGTTCAATTATTCTCTTTCGGCTCAAATCAGCCGGTCTTCTTCTTCTCCATGGATTTTTGCCTTGTGCTTGCCCAGTTCATCAAAGGCTCCTGGAATAGCTCTGTTCAACTCTCCAGGGCCCTACAATTTCTCTCCTGGAATTGACATCTCCAGGTCTCTTACTTACACCCCGCTAATCTTGGGTCCACGATCAGCGGACACTCAGATTTTCTACTGGTACAAATCACCAGATTATTACATTGGATTGACTTCATTTAAAGTCAGCCAGAGACTTGTCTCGTTAAACCAGACCCTTTTAGCCATCGATGAAAATGGAATGGGCGGAACGAAACTTAGCAGCTCTGCACCATACACTGTGCTGCAAACCTCTATTTTCAACGCTTTGAAAGATGCATTCGTGAAGGAATCTGTAAGATACAATCTCACTGAGGTCAAACCTGTGGCGCCTTTCGGTTTGTGCTATGCCGCAGATAAGATTCAGAGCACCCGCCTGGGTCCAGCTGTTCCAACCATTAATCTTGTCTTGCACAACAGTCAAGTGGTTTGGAGTATTTACGGGTCGAATTCAATGGTGAATGTTCCGAATAATGGTGTGGATACATTGTGTCTGGGGTTCGTGGACGGCGGTCTGAATACCAGGACGTCCATTGTGATCGGAGGGTATCAAATGAAGGATACGTTGCTGCAATTTGATTTGGTGCGTGACAGATTAGGATTTAGTTCTTCACTTTTGGTCCAGAGTACCAATTGCGCCAATTTCAGTTTCTAA
- the LOC140879998 gene encoding uncharacterized protein isoform X1: MAKKPVRYCVVDAFTDAAFKGNPAAVCFLEEERDEEWLQSVASEFNLSETCYLTPLPLAHSPDVPRFRLRWFTPVAEVKLCGHATLAASHFLFVYGLVSSDVIEFSTLSGILTAKKVPETEALDPSNLQNGNARESFLIELDFPVVPSLKFDGADEVSTISKSLSGASVVEIHQTTTSEDLVVELPSGDAVVEVEPRFDEIQKCTGRGIIITAPAPPGSRFDFYSRFFCPKLGINEDPVCGSAHCALAPYWSKKLGKCDFTAYQASPRSGVINLHLDEKNQRVLLRGKAIAVMEGSLLA, from the exons ATGGCCAAGAAGCCCGTCAGATACTGCGTG GTTGATGCATTTACCGACGCCGCATTCAAGGGAAACCCAGCGGCGGTTTGCTTCTTGGAAGAGGAGAGAGATGAAGAGTGGCTGCAGTCGGTGGCAAGTGAGTTTAATTTGTCCGAGACTTGTTACTTGACTCCGCTTCCGCTTGCTCACTCACCCGACGTCCCCAGGTTTCGTCTCCGCTGGTTCACTCCTGTTGCCGAG GTCAAACTCTGTGGGCATGCAACTCTAGCAGCATCTCATTTTCTCTTTGTATATGGATTGGTGAGTTCTGATGTGATTGAATTTTCAACACTTTCGGGGATATTGACGGCCAAAAAAGTACCGGAAACCGAGGCACTGGATCCATCCAACCTTCAAAATGGTAATGCACGTGAGAGTTTCCTCATCGAACTGGATTTTCCAGTGGTCCCAAGTTTGAAATTTGATGGTGCTGATGAGGTTTCAACCATTTCTAAAAGCTTGAGCGGTGCTTCTGTTGTTGAGATACATCAAACAACTACATCCGAAGACCTCGTA GTGGAGCTCCCATCTGGAGATGCAGTTGTAGAAGTAGAGCCAcgatttgatgaaatacaaaaatGTACAGGGAGAGGGATAATCATTACCGCGCCTGCTCCTCCTGGATCAAGATTCGACTTTTACAGTCGATTTTTCTGCCCAAAGTTGGGGATAAATGAG GATCCTGTATGTGGAAGTGCACATTGTGCTCTGGCACCCTACTGGAGCAAGAAGCTTGGAAAATGTGATTTTACAGCTTATCAG GCATCCCCACGAAGTGGTGTAATTAATCTTCATCTTGATGAGAAGAATCAACGAGTGCTGCTTCGAGGAAAAGCCATTGCAGTGATGGAAGGTTCTCTCTTGGCTTAA
- the LOC140879998 gene encoding uncharacterized protein isoform X2 — MAKKPVRYCVVDAFTDAAFKGNPAAVCFLEEERDEEWLQSVASEFNLSETCYLTPLPLAHSPDVPRFRLRWFTPVAEVKLCGHATLAASHFLFVYGLVSSDVIEFSTLSGILTAKKVPETEALDPSNLQNGNARESFLIELDFPVVPSLKFDGADEVSTISKSLSGASVVEIHQTTTSEDLVVELPSGDAVVEVEPRFDEIQKCTGRGIIITAPAPPGSRFDFYSRFFCPKLGINEDPVCGSAHCALAPYWSKKLGKCDFTAYQ, encoded by the exons ATGGCCAAGAAGCCCGTCAGATACTGCGTG GTTGATGCATTTACCGACGCCGCATTCAAGGGAAACCCAGCGGCGGTTTGCTTCTTGGAAGAGGAGAGAGATGAAGAGTGGCTGCAGTCGGTGGCAAGTGAGTTTAATTTGTCCGAGACTTGTTACTTGACTCCGCTTCCGCTTGCTCACTCACCCGACGTCCCCAGGTTTCGTCTCCGCTGGTTCACTCCTGTTGCCGAG GTCAAACTCTGTGGGCATGCAACTCTAGCAGCATCTCATTTTCTCTTTGTATATGGATTGGTGAGTTCTGATGTGATTGAATTTTCAACACTTTCGGGGATATTGACGGCCAAAAAAGTACCGGAAACCGAGGCACTGGATCCATCCAACCTTCAAAATGGTAATGCACGTGAGAGTTTCCTCATCGAACTGGATTTTCCAGTGGTCCCAAGTTTGAAATTTGATGGTGCTGATGAGGTTTCAACCATTTCTAAAAGCTTGAGCGGTGCTTCTGTTGTTGAGATACATCAAACAACTACATCCGAAGACCTCGTA GTGGAGCTCCCATCTGGAGATGCAGTTGTAGAAGTAGAGCCAcgatttgatgaaatacaaaaatGTACAGGGAGAGGGATAATCATTACCGCGCCTGCTCCTCCTGGATCAAGATTCGACTTTTACAGTCGATTTTTCTGCCCAAAGTTGGGGATAAATGAG GATCCTGTATGTGGAAGTGCACATTGTGCTCTGGCACCCTACTGGAGCAAGAAGCTTGGAAAATGTGATTTTACAGCTTATCAG TAG